AAAATAATTTAAATTCTAATTATTAATCACACCAGAACCTAAAAGTTCATCTTCCTTGTACCAAGCACAAAACTGACCTTCTGTAATTGCCGATTGAGGATGCTCAAATTCTACATACATTCCGTTTTCAGCTTTATGTAAAATAGCTTTTTGCAAAGGTTGACGGTAACGAATACGCGCCATAACTTCCATTGTTTCGTCCGTTTTAAGTGCTAAATCTTCGCGAACCCAATGCACTTCTTCTTCTTTTATAAATAAAGCTTTTTTCAATAATCCAGGATGATCTGCTCCTTGACCTGTATAAATCACATTGGTCTTAACATCTGTATCGATGATAAACAAAGGTTCTACTTTTCCTCCTACACCTAATCCTTTTCGTTGACCACGCGTAAAATAATGTGCACCTTGATGCTTACCTACAATTTCTCCGTCTTCTTGTTTATAAGAAAATCCTTTAGCTTCGAACTCTAATGCTTCGTATTTCGTTGTAAAAGTTGGGATTTCGCGTTTATATCCGTTCCAATCTTTCGCAATTTCTATAATTACACCTTCTTTTGGTTTTAATTGTTGTTGCAAAAACTCGGGTAAACTTACTTTTCCAATAAAACATAGTCCTTGCGAATCTTTTTTATTAGCTGTCACCAAATCTTGTTCTTGCGCTATTCTTCTTACTTCTGGTTTTTCTATATCTCCAATTGGAAATAATGCTTTGCTTAATTGTTCTTGCGACAATTGACACAAGAAATAAGATTGATCTTTGTTGTTATCAGTTCCTTTTAATAACTGAAAAATCTCGTTCCCATTTTTATCAATTGTAGATGTTTTTCGTGCATAATGTCCAGTTGCAACATAATCCGCACCAAGTTCTAAAGCTGTTTTCAAAAACAAATCGAACTTGATTTCTCTGTTACATAATACATCTGGATTTGGTGTTCTTCCTTGCTCGTATTCATTGAACATATAATCTACAATACGTTCTTTGTACGAATCAGACATATCAATTACCTGAAAAGGAATATCTAATTTTTTAGCTACCAACAAAGCGTCTGCACTATCTTCTATCCATGGGCATTCATCCTCCAACGTTACTGATGCATCGTTCCAATTACGCATAAATAATCCGATCACATCATAGCCTTGCTCTTTTAGCAAATAGGCTGTAACACTTGAATCTACTCCTCCAGAAAGTCCTACGACAACTCTTTTCATCTTAAAAAATTTCAGTCTACAAAGTTATAAAATAATATCCGACGAATGAATATCCTACATCAATCTATTTTTTAATTGATTTTGGTTGAAAAAATAAGATAAAAATAAGCGTACAAATTCCCGTCAAAAATGGATAATATAAATTAGATAAAACATCTATCGAAGAAACTTTTGCAACATTCGAAATAGCGTTCGCCGCAGCAACAGCTGCCAATACTTGTGCACCATAAGGTAAAACTCCTTGTACAAAACACGAAACTGTATCCAAAATACTCGCTACGCGTTTGCCTTCTAACTTATGATGATCAGAAATTTCTTTGGCAATTTTACCACAAATTAAAATTGTGATTGTATTATTCGCTAAACAAGCATTTGCTAACGCTGTAAGTGATGCAATACTCATTTCTGCTTGACGTTTTGTTTTGATATTTTTCGTTAAATGATAAATGATAAAATCTAACCCACCATTCAAACGAATAATTCCAACAATTCCGCCAATCACTAAACAGATGATACATAATTCGAACATACCTTTGAAACCCTCATTAATAGCAGAAATTAATGTTACAGTTGGAATGCCAGAATAAAATAATCCAATTCCAATGAACGAGATAATTCCTATGATTAAAGCCCAAATAACATTAACTCCAGAAACTGCCAGAGCGAAAACTAACAAATAAGGTAAAACTAAAATCAAGTCAAAATCTAACTGTTCTCCTTTGAAATTTGAAATATCAAAATGTTGAGAAATTGAAAAATATATCATTATCGAAACAATAGCTGCAGGAACTACTATTCGAAAATTTGTTTTAAATTTAGATTTCATACTTACTTCTTGCGTACGTGTTGCAGCAATTGTAGTGTCGGAAATAAACGATAAATTATCACCAAACATTGCACCTCCAACGACAGCTCCTAACAAAATTGGCATAGAGCCTGGAATCATTTTATCCATTTGAACCGCTATAGGTGCCACTGTTACAATTGTTCCTACTGAGGTTCCTAAAGCAGTCGAAATAAAGCATGATAACATAAAGAATCCAGCTACAATAAAGGATGAAGGAAGGTAATTCAGAAATAAATTAACTGTCGATTCTACTGCGCCAATTGTTGCTCCTAAACTTCCGAAAGCACCTGCAAGTAGAAAAATTAATATCATTAGCATGATCGTTTCTTCACCTGCATTATTACAAAACGCTTTGGCTTTGCTTTTAAAAGGAACTTTAGGAAATTGAACAAACGCAATAACCAAAGCTAACATAAATACGACCAAAGCTGGAACAGTATAAAAATCGTTCAAATAGGTAGATGCCGAAAAATAGACGAGTATAAAAATGATTAAAGGGAATAAAGCCCAAAAATTTCCTTTTTTAGTGATCATATTACTTAAAATTCAGAAAAATATTCTGCAAATATCTTTCTAAATTTAGTATAATTAAAATAAATTATTTATTGATTTATACGATTTTAAGTGAATAGAATAAAAAAAGGAACATCTTTCAATAGACATTCCTTGATTTAGAAAAATTTTCTATAAAACTATTTTATCGTGCAATTAATTTATTCGTTTTTGTGATTGCGCGTTCATTCTTTTCATCAATCCAAGCCTGACCTTTCATTTTACGCATTACATTATCGTATGTTCGCATCAAAAAAATATTATAAATCGCTTCTGATAAATTTTTTGGTTTGTGAGCCAACGAACGCAAACTCATCGAAAATCCTGGTGTCAAATATTTCATGTAATGCCACCAACCTTCAGGCATATATAGCATTTCTCCATGTTTAAGATCGGCTACCATTGGATTAATTTTTTTCAACGCTGGCCATTTCTCAAAATCAGGATGATCAAAATCAATATCTTCTCTACAAATAACCGAATGAGGTATTTTGTACATGTATTTTGTATCTTCTGGCGGTACAATTATACAACGTTTTTCTCCTGCAAAATGAAAATGCAAAATATTCGCTAAATCGATATCATAATGCATAAACACATTTGAACCTTCTCCTCCAAAAAATAACATTGGCATCGATTTGAATAAATTCAATCCCAAATCGGGCATTTTATAATCTTGCTGCAATTGTGGAACTTGACTCATTAGGTTGTATAAAAAAATACGCAAATCGGTAGGTTTACTTTGCAATAAATCTACATATTCAGACATTTTCATTTTCGCAACAGGTTCATTTACTTTTTTCGTATAATCAACTGGATCGTTATTATATAAAGGGACAATTTTGTCTCCCGCAACTTGTTTTATATACTCAAAATTCCATTTTTCATAGGCAGGCCAATCCTCTGTGATCCGCTCTACTACAACTGGTTTTTGAGGTTTTACGTAATATTTCTGAAAATCTTTCGCAGAAATACTTTCTACTCTTTCAACTTCTCTGAAATTAAAATTCATCTTTTATGTAAAATAAAGTGCAAATTTAATTAACTTATTTGTTAAATCCGGACTAATGCAATTTTCAAACCAATCTTTTTAAATTCAAGAAACAACTCCTTGTATATAACCATTAAAATTAACAGCTGCTTTATTTATTTTTTATACAAAATCAATATTAGCAATAAAGTAAATAAACAACACATCAATTGTTTCATTATCTTTACATTGACATATTTAAAAGCATCAACTTGAACCCAAAAAAAATACATTTTTTACTTTTTTTTATAATTCTGAATACATTTTGTTGTGCACAACAAATCTTTCCTTATTTAGAACTAAAAAATGACGACGATTTTGAAAAAATTGAAGCAATTAAACTCGAAAACAACTACAGTTTTCATCATTTATTAGGAAATCAAAGTAGTATTTATCATTTCCAAAACAAATCTGAAGATGAAATTTCGGCCAAATTTATTTATCCTTACCAAGTTTCACAAAATATTTATGAGTTAAAAGCTATAGTCAATGAAAATGTTTTTGAAATTCAATCCAAATCGATCGTAGATATTCGAAAAGAATTGAAAAACATTGATGCATCAACTGTTTTTAAAACACAGAAAAACAATCAATTTTTGCAATTAGATTTAGGAAAAATTCCTGCGAATGCAACAATTAAAATTCAACTAAAAGTTTCGAAAATTGTTGAAGAAAATAATTTAAAATATCAACTTTCTTTTCCAGAATTTATCGTCAAAAGAACTGAATCTTTCACACAAATTAATCGTTGGAATAATAAATTAAATGGTTATCCTCAACACATTAACTCAAAAATTAATCTTTCTGGAAATTTTCCCATTTCAAAAATCACTTCCGATTTAAAATTCCATCTTGATGACAAAGGAAATTATTCAACTGATTTTACTGGAACTAAACTTCCAAACATTCTTTATTCGTATACAAAAAATGAATTACAAACAGGAATTGAAACCTTTACCAAAAATGGTTGTGATTATATTTTAGGAACGATAGATCCAGGAAAAAACAATTTAAACTTTACTACACCACGCGAATTTTTATTTGTCTTAGATGCTTCAGGTTCGATGATGAACCAACCAATTGAAACCATCAAAAAATTTATGAATCAAATTTTACCTAAATTAAATGAAACAGATAAATTTAATGTACTGATTTATTCGACAAAAAATGATTTAATCTTCAAAAAATCGCAATTAACAACAAAAGAAAATATCAATTTTGCATTACAAAAAATTAATTCTTTAAGTGGGAATGGTGAAAAATTATTGGATGAAGCCATCAATCAAATTCAGAAAAATCCTTTTGATAAAAATTATAAACGAATTATAGCTATAATTTCGGATGGAAAAATGAATTTGAATGAAACTGTTTATAATTCGCTTCGAAATTATGCAAAAGACACGCAATTTATTACACTTGGAATTGGACGAGAATTAGATTATAAAGCGATGAATTTTATTAGTTTGGCGACAGGTACTCTTCCAATTACAGTAAACGAACCGAAAGAATTTAACCAAAAAACTACTCAATTTTATCAAGCTATTATCAATTCTTCTATTTATCATATAAAAGTACAATCAGCACAAATCAACCTCAGCGAAACATTTCCTAAAAATTTCAATACCTATTTGGCACAAAATACTGTCAATTTTGTTTCACGTGATTGCAATCTTCGATATCCAAAAAAAATGGAATTAATTGGAAATCAATCCAATCAAAATTTCACTCAAACATTTGAAATTAATCAGCCTAATCAAAGCGAATTTACAGAAGCAATTACCTTTTATTGGGCGAAGCAAAAAATTGATTATCTCTTTAAAGATGAGGAACGTTGTGGCGAAATGTGTAAGAAAGATGGACGATATAGAAAAGAAATTGAGAAAATTGGAACTGAATTCAATATTTCGACTCCATATAATTTATTGATACAAAAAGATTATCTTGAAAATTTCAACAACGATTATGATACAGATGGCGATGGCGTGATGGATTTGGAAGACGAATGTCCGCTCGTAAAAGGAAATCGTTTTGGAAATGGTTGTCCAGAAGAAAATTTGAACGAAGAAAAAATCGGAAATTATGTACAAGATTTTTCAAATTATTTGATGGAAACGGTCGAATTTGATTTTGATAAAGCTGAAATTAGAACAATTGATTATCCAAAATTGAATCAAGTTGTATCAATAATGAAGCGAAATCCTACGCTATATTTCGTAATAGAAGGACATACCGATGCTGTGGGAACGGAATCATACAATTTTGATTTATCTCAACGAAGAGCGAATGCAGTATTGAATTATTTGATTGAAAAAGGATTAAATAAAAATCGATTCACAATTTTTGGTAAAGGTTTTTCTGATTTGAAACACAAAGAATGCAATCCTGCAACGAATTGTATTGATTGGAAAAATTTTGAAAATCGACGAGTGAGGTTTAAGATAAAATAGTAAATAAAAAAGACCGAGAAAATAGACTGCACCCAAAAGTTTGGACAGATTAAAAATTAATAATTATAAAAATGAGTTCGATATTGTATCGGGCTCATTTTATTTAAGTTCGATTTTATTCTATCGTTATTGTAATAGTAAATGTATTGTTTTATTTCTTTTTTTAGCTCTTCAATAGAATTAAATTTTTGTAAATAAAATAGTTCCGATTTCAGTATTCCGAAGAAATTCTCGATAATAGCATTATCTAAGCAATTTCCTTTTCTACTCATACTTTGTATGATTCCTTTTTCATTTAATAAAGCCTGATATTGTTTCATTTGATATTGCCATCCTTGATCGGAATGTAATATCAAATCTTTGGTGTCTTTCGTTATTTTAAATGCCTTTTTAAGCATTTGAGTTACTTGATTAAAAACAGGTCGTTCGCTTAACTCATAGCTGATAATTTCTTGATTGTACAGATCCATTATTGGTGATAAATATAGTTTTTTATCTTTTACTTTAAACTCGGTAACATCTGTTACCCATTTTTGGTTGGGTTTATCAGCCTTAAATGCTCTTTGCAAGATGTTTGGTGCAATCTTTCCTTGTTCTCCTTTGTAAGATTTGTATTTTTTTCTTCGAATCAAACTCTTTAATCCTAAGCTATTCATCAGTTTAAGAACAGTTTTATGATTGATGATAGTTCCTGATTTTCTTAATTCATCGGTAATTCGTCGATAGCCATATCGCCCTTTATGCTGATGATAAATGGATTTTATCTTAAGTTTTAATTCCTCGTATTTATCTGTTTTACTACGTGAAATATGATAGTAAAAGCTGCTTCTAGCCATATGTGTACAATCTAAAAGTAAATTTAGATGAAATTCTGGCCTTAATTCATTTATGGCTTGCGTCCAAGTTTCTTTTGTTTTTCTTCCTCGGCTTGAATTAAGGCATTGAACTTTTTTAAGAGTGCAACTTCACAACGTAAACGTTCAATCTCTAACAATAGTTCTTCTTCTCTTGTTAACGGTTGTTTCGATTTTTTAGGTCTACCCTTAGATGTGCTCATAGTCTTGGGACGGCCTTTTGGTTTGGGTTTTAATCCGTCTATTCCAAAGGTAGCAAAATCTTTTTGCCATTTTATAATAACCGATTCACTTGGAATATTAAATTTCAAGCGTGCTTCACGCAAACTAAGAAACTGTTTGGTTATAGACTTAATAACTTTCAACTTAAATTCAACGCTATACGTTTGGTTTTTTTTAGGTTCTATACCTGAAATTCCTTGATTATGATAATCAGAAACCCATTTCTTTAATAAAGAAGCATGTATATTTTCTTTTTTACTAATTGAACGTATTGTTCGATGTTTTTCTAAAACTTCTTTCACACAACGTAACTTAAATGCTACACCATATTTTACTTTTCTTGTCATAAAAAATGCCCCCAAAAGTGTCTAACTTTTTGGGGGCAGTGTAAAATCTCGGTCTTTTAATATTTTATAAATCTTTAATTAAGAAATTCTTTCAATCAAAGCCATGTAAAATCCATCGTAATTTGTTTCAGAAGGATAATGCATTTTATCCGAAATCAGTTTATAATTTGGATGATTTGCTAAGAATTTTTCTACTTGTTGTTCATTTTCTTGTGGCAAGATAGAACATGTTGCATAAACCATTAACCCACCAACTTTAATTATTTTAGAATAATCTGCTAAGATTTTTTCTTGTATAGCTGTAATCTCATCAATAAATTCTGGTCTTAATTTCCATTTCGCATCAGGATTACGTTTCAACACTCCCATTCCAGAACAAGGCGCATCAATTAACAAACGATCAGCAGAATTTTCCATACGTTTGATTGTTTTGGCTTCGATCACCTTTGTTTGTACGTTCTGAACATTGTTACGTTTTGCACGGCGTTTCAACTCTTTTAGTTTCCATTCGTACAAATCCATTGCAATTATTTGCCCTTTGTTTTCCATCAAAGCAGCTAAATGCAATGTTTTTCCTCCAGCTCCAGCACACGCATCAACAACACGCATTCCTGGTTGCACACGCAAATAAGGAGCGATTAATTGAGAACCAGCATCTTGAACTTCGAACCAACCATTTTGAAATTCATCAGTTCTGAAGATATTTGTTTTCTCCTCTAATTCTAAAGCATCTTGGTATTTCGACAAAACTTTCGTTTTAATTTGTCGTTCTTTTAATGCTTTTTGCAACGTTTTACGATCTGTTTTTAATGAATTTACACGTAAAACTGTCGGCGCTTGCGAGTTCATTGCACGTACTTCATCTAACCAACGGCTTCCTAAAGACTTTTCACCTAACTCGAACATCCAATCTGGAAAAGATTCTGCTACTGCTATGTTTTTAGAAGATTGATGGTGTCTTTTTAAAACTTCTTTTGGATAGATTTTCTGAAATTCTTCCCACTTCGGTAACGTTTGTTCTGGATCTAAAGCAAACCAAGTTCCAACAAACTCCCAAATTGTATCAGGAGAAAGTGGACGACTCATTGCCTCTTCAACCAAACGTTTCCAACGAACCAAATCATACACAGTTTCGGCAATAAAAGCACGATCTCGCGCTCCCCATTGCTTATTCGATTTCAATGTTCGTTCAACTTCTTTATCTGCATATTTTCCTTCGAAGAAAATTTTCTGCAATGTGTCGGTGATTCCGACAAATAAATTTTTATATGGTAAAATCTTCATAACTCGGTGCAAATTTACAAAGACTTAAACGATTAGCGTAATTATTTTTTGAAGTTTATCTGTTTAGAAAAATATCTTTTATCTTTTCTGGTACTTCAACCACTTTATTATTCTTATAATCGAAAGTGACAATACCTGTTTTTGCTTTTGCAATGAGTTTATCTTTTGTTGATATTTTATAGGCAATATCAAAACTTACACGTGAAAAATCTTGTACACTTATTTCAATCAATAATTGATCTCCATAAAATGCTTGATTTTTATACTCAATCGCAACATCTCCCATAATCACACTTACACCAGCAAAATCCAATTCTGAATAGCCATAATGTTGAAAAAACTGCATTCGTGCTTCATGTAAAATAGATAACACTTTATCATTTGCTAAATGATTTCCGTAATTTAAATCTGTTATACGTACTGCTATTGTTGTTGAAAATAAAAAAGATTCAGGTAAGATCAGTTTTAAACGCGCCATTTGTAGTAATATTTTGACTCAAAGATATAAAACTTACTATAAAAAAAACGGGTTTAAGCTCCTCAGCTTAAACCCAATTGATTTTTAAAAAAAACTTACACAAGTGTGTATAAATTTAACATTAAAAAAAATCAATCTTACTCTCTACTACCTGATTACAAATTTAGAAATAATTTAACAATTTCCAAAACTTTTTTTTTAAAAATATTTTTACTTATTTTTTATTTTAAACAAACTCCTTTTGATTTTGGCTCTTTTTCAATAAATTACAAAATAGCATATCCAAAATAATACGACCTATATAAATAAAATTACTGTTTTTTTATGTTTATTAAAAATGCTAATTTGCAAGTCCAAACTTTTAACATGAATTTGATTCAATACATTCATCAACATATTACGTCTATTTCAGAAAAATCAATTAACAATACGATCAATTGCTTGAACGATGATAACACTATACCTTTTATTGCGAGATATAGAAAAGAGTTGACAGGTAATTTAGATGAAGTTCAAATTTCTACTATCAAAAAATTACAATCACAGTATCTAGAAATTGTTGCTCGAAAAGAATTCATTTTAAAAACTTTAGAGGATCAAAATCAATTGACAAATGAATTACAATTACGTATTCAGAAAAGTTTTGATTTGGTTCAGTTAGAGGATTTATATCTTCCGTACAAAAAGAAAAAGAAAACGCGTGCCACAATTGCAAAAGAAAAAGGATTAGAACCTTTGGCGAAAATTATTATGAAGCAAAATAACATACCCGATTTAGATGGTTTAGCTACTAAATATTTGAATCAGGATGTTACAACGATCGAAGATGCTTTTGCTGGCGTTCAAGATATTATTGCAGAATGGATCAACGAAAATGAGTATGTTCGCCATAGATTGAGAGATATTTTTAGAAAAACTGCGCTGATCGAAAGTAAACTGGTCAAATCTAAAACTGAGGAGGAAGAAGCACAAAAATTTTCAAATTATTTTGAATACGAAGAACCTCTTAAAAAAATTGCTTCGCATCGACTTTTGGCAATTTTACGTGGTGAGAACGAAGGGTTCTTAAAAGTAAATGTAAGCATTGATAAAAAAGAAGCGTTCAAATTTCTTGAATATACCTTGATAAAATCTATTCAACCTGAAGTTTCTTGGTTAATTGAGGAAGCTATAAAAGACGCTTACAAAAGACTTTTGGCTCCATCGATTTCGAATGAAGTTTTGAAAGAGGTGAAACAAAAAGCAGATGAAACTTCGATCAATGTTTTTTCAAAAAATCTGAATCAATTACTTTTGGCTCCGCCTTTAGGTCAAAAAAGAATTTTAGCTATTGATCCTGGTTTTAAATCGGGATGTAAAGTTGTCGTATTGGATGAGCAAGGTGATTTATTACATAATGAAAATATCTATCCACATGCCCCTCAAAATGAAAAAGCACAAGCAATCAAAAAGCTTAAATCTTTGGTAAATGCATATAATGTAGATGCGATTTCTATCGGAAATGGAACAGCTTCCCGTGAAACCGAAAACCTGGTTCAACACATAGCATTCGATCGTCCTTTGAAAGTTTTTGTCGTAAACGAAGCTGGAGCTTCTGTTTATTCAGCTTCTAAAATTGCTCGTGACGAATTTCCTGATAAAGATGTTACTGTACGTGGTGCTATTTCTATAGGTCGTCGTTTACAAGATCCTTTGGCTGAATTGGTGAAAATAGAGCCAAAATCGATTGGAGTTGGTCAGTATCAACATGA
This portion of the Empedobacter stercoris genome encodes:
- a CDS encoding Tex family protein: MNLIQYIHQHITSISEKSINNTINCLNDDNTIPFIARYRKELTGNLDEVQISTIKKLQSQYLEIVARKEFILKTLEDQNQLTNELQLRIQKSFDLVQLEDLYLPYKKKKKTRATIAKEKGLEPLAKIIMKQNNIPDLDGLATKYLNQDVTTIEDAFAGVQDIIAEWINENEYVRHRLRDIFRKTALIESKLVKSKTEEEEAQKFSNYFEYEEPLKKIASHRLLAILRGENEGFLKVNVSIDKKEAFKFLEYTLIKSIQPEVSWLIEEAIKDAYKRLLAPSISNEVLKEVKQKADETSINVFSKNLNQLLLAPPLGQKRILAIDPGFKSGCKVVVLDEQGDLLHNENIYPHAPQNEKAQAIKKLKSLVNAYNVDAISIGNGTASRETENLVQHIAFDRPLKVFVVNEAGASVYSASKIARDEFPDKDVTVRGAISIGRRLQDPLAELVKIEPKSIGVGQYQHDVDQTLLKNELDDVVSFCVNKVGVNLNTASKHLLNYVAGIGEKMAENIVEYRSENGAFNSRKELLKVPRLGEKAFLQASAFLRIPNAKNPLDNSAVHPESYTIVEKMAKDLKVELHDLIQNKELINQLDLKKYISDKVGLPTLEDIKKELEKPGLDPRSTAKVFSFDPRLKKFEDLQLGMKVPGIINNITNFGCFVDIGIKENGLIHISKISNEFISDVNTKVHLSQQIEVTVIGIDTEKRKIQLSLID
- a CDS encoding RsmB/NOP family class I SAM-dependent RNA methyltransferase gives rise to the protein MKILPYKNLFVGITDTLQKIFFEGKYADKEVERTLKSNKQWGARDRAFIAETVYDLVRWKRLVEEAMSRPLSPDTIWEFVGTWFALDPEQTLPKWEEFQKIYPKEVLKRHHQSSKNIAVAESFPDWMFELGEKSLGSRWLDEVRAMNSQAPTVLRVNSLKTDRKTLQKALKERQIKTKVLSKYQDALELEEKTNIFRTDEFQNGWFEVQDAGSQLIAPYLRVQPGMRVVDACAGAGGKTLHLAALMENKGQIIAMDLYEWKLKELKRRAKRNNVQNVQTKVIEAKTIKRMENSADRLLIDAPCSGMGVLKRNPDAKWKLRPEFIDEITAIQEKILADYSKIIKVGGLMVYATCSILPQENEQQVEKFLANHPNYKLISDKMHYPSETNYDGFYMALIERIS
- a CDS encoding IS3 family transposase (programmed frameshift), which codes for MTRKVKYGVAFKLRCVKEVLEKHRTIRSISKKENIHASLLKKWVSDYHNQGISGIEPKKNQTYSVEFKLKVIKSITKQFLSLREARLKFNIPSESVIIKWQKDFATFGIDGLKPKPKGRPKTMSTSKGRPKKSKQPLTREEELLLEIERLRCEGCTLKKVQCLNSSRGRKTKETWTQAINELRPEFHLNLLLDCTHMARSSFYYHISRSKTDKYEELKLKIKSIYHQHKGRYGYRRITDELRKSGTIINHKTVLKLMNSLGLKSLIRRKKYKSYKGEQGKIAPNILQRAFKADKPNQKWVTDVTEFKVKDKKLYLSPIMDLYNQEIISYELSERPVFNQVTQMLKKAFKITKDTKDLILHSDQGWQYQMKQYQALLNEKGIIQSMSRKGNCLDNAIIENFFGILKSELFYLQKFNSIEELKKEIKQYIYYYNNDRIKSNLNKMSPIQYRTHFYNY
- a CDS encoding Na+/H+ antiporter NhaC family protein, with the translated sequence MITKKGNFWALFPLIIFILVYFSASTYLNDFYTVPALVVFMLALVIAFVQFPKVPFKSKAKAFCNNAGEETIMLMILIFLLAGAFGSLGATIGAVESTVNLFLNYLPSSFIVAGFFMLSCFISTALGTSVGTIVTVAPIAVQMDKMIPGSMPILLGAVVGGAMFGDNLSFISDTTIAATRTQEVSMKSKFKTNFRIVVPAAIVSIMIYFSISQHFDISNFKGEQLDFDLILVLPYLLVFALAVSGVNVIWALIIGIISFIGIGLFYSGIPTVTLISAINEGFKGMFELCIICLVIGGIVGIIRLNGGLDFIIYHLTKNIKTKRQAEMSIASLTALANACLANNTITILICGKIAKEISDHHKLEGKRVASILDTVSCFVQGVLPYGAQVLAAVAAANAISNVAKVSSIDVLSNLYYPFLTGICTLIFILFFQPKSIKK
- a CDS encoding OmpA family protein, producing MNPKKIHFLLFFIILNTFCCAQQIFPYLELKNDDDFEKIEAIKLENNYSFHHLLGNQSSIYHFQNKSEDEISAKFIYPYQVSQNIYELKAIVNENVFEIQSKSIVDIRKELKNIDASTVFKTQKNNQFLQLDLGKIPANATIKIQLKVSKIVEENNLKYQLSFPEFIVKRTESFTQINRWNNKLNGYPQHINSKINLSGNFPISKITSDLKFHLDDKGNYSTDFTGTKLPNILYSYTKNELQTGIETFTKNGCDYILGTIDPGKNNLNFTTPREFLFVLDASGSMMNQPIETIKKFMNQILPKLNETDKFNVLIYSTKNDLIFKKSQLTTKENINFALQKINSLSGNGEKLLDEAINQIQKNPFDKNYKRIIAIISDGKMNLNETVYNSLRNYAKDTQFITLGIGRELDYKAMNFISLATGTLPITVNEPKEFNQKTTQFYQAIINSSIYHIKVQSAQINLSETFPKNFNTYLAQNTVNFVSRDCNLRYPKKMELIGNQSNQNFTQTFEINQPNQSEFTEAITFYWAKQKIDYLFKDEERCGEMCKKDGRYRKEIEKIGTEFNISTPYNLLIQKDYLENFNNDYDTDGDGVMDLEDECPLVKGNRFGNGCPEENLNEEKIGNYVQDFSNYLMETVEFDFDKAEIRTIDYPKLNQVVSIMKRNPTLYFVIEGHTDAVGTESYNFDLSQRRANAVLNYLIEKGLNKNRFTIFGKGFSDLKHKECNPATNCIDWKNFENRRVRFKIK
- the mnmA gene encoding tRNA 2-thiouridine(34) synthase MnmA, translated to MKRVVVGLSGGVDSSVTAYLLKEQGYDVIGLFMRNWNDASVTLEDECPWIEDSADALLVAKKLDIPFQVIDMSDSYKERIVDYMFNEYEQGRTPNPDVLCNREIKFDLFLKTALELGADYVATGHYARKTSTIDKNGNEIFQLLKGTDNNKDQSYFLCQLSQEQLSKALFPIGDIEKPEVRRIAQEQDLVTANKKDSQGLCFIGKVSLPEFLQQQLKPKEGVIIEIAKDWNGYKREIPTFTTKYEALEFEAKGFSYKQEDGEIVGKHQGAHYFTRGQRKGLGVGGKVEPLFIIDTDVKTNVIYTGQGADHPGLLKKALFIKEEEVHWVREDLALKTDETMEVMARIRYRQPLQKAILHKAENGMYVEFEHPQSAITEGQFCAWYKEDELLGSGVINN
- a CDS encoding acyl-CoA thioesterase, yielding MARLKLILPESFLFSTTIAVRITDLNYGNHLANDKVLSILHEARMQFFQHYGYSELDFAGVSVIMGDVAIEYKNQAFYGDQLLIEISVQDFSRVSFDIAYKISTKDKLIAKAKTGIVTFDYKNNKVVEVPEKIKDIFLNR
- a CDS encoding cupin-like domain-containing protein, whose amino-acid sequence is MNFNFREVERVESISAKDFQKYYVKPQKPVVVERITEDWPAYEKWNFEYIKQVAGDKIVPLYNNDPVDYTKKVNEPVAKMKMSEYVDLLQSKPTDLRIFLYNLMSQVPQLQQDYKMPDLGLNLFKSMPMLFFGGEGSNVFMHYDIDLANILHFHFAGEKRCIIVPPEDTKYMYKIPHSVICREDIDFDHPDFEKWPALKKINPMVADLKHGEMLYMPEGWWHYMKYLTPGFSMSLRSLAHKPKNLSEAIYNIFLMRTYDNVMRKMKGQAWIDEKNERAITKTNKLIAR